Proteins encoded within one genomic window of Equus przewalskii isolate Varuska chromosome 3, EquPr2, whole genome shotgun sequence:
- the KATNB1 gene encoding katanin p80 WD40 repeat-containing subunit B1 produces MATPVVTKTAWKLQEIVAHASNVSSLVLGKASGRLLATGGDDCRVNLWSINKPNCIMSLTGHTSPVESVRLNTPEELIVAGSQSGSIRVWDLEAAKILRTLMGHKANICSLDFHPYGEFVASGSQDTNIKLWDIRRKGCVFRYRGHSQAVRCLRFSPDGKWLASAADDHTVKLWDLTAGKMMSEFPGHTGPVNVVEFHPNEYLLASGSSDRTIRFWDLEKFQVVSCIEGEPGPVRSVLFNPDGCCLYSGCQDSLRVYGWEPERCFDVVLVNWGKVADLAICNDQLIGVAFSQSNVSSYVVDLTRVTRTGMVAQDPVQDSRPLAQQPPHPSAPLRRIYERPSTACNKPQRVKQNSESERRSPSSEDDRDERESQAEIQNAEDYNEIFQPKNSISRTPPRRSEPFPAPPEDDVATAKEAAEPSPAMDAQFPVPNLEVLARPPVVTSTPAPKAEPTIIPAARNEPIGLKASDFLPAVKIPQQAELVDEDAMSQIRKGHDTMCVVLTSRHKNLDTVRAVWTTGDIKTSVDSAVAINDLSVVVDLLNIVNQKASLWKLDLCTTVLPQIEKLLQSKYESYVQTGCTSLKLILQRFLPLITDILAAPPSVGVDISREERLHKCRLCYKQLKSISGFVKSKSGLSGRHGSAFRELHLLMASLD; encoded by the exons AGGAGATCGTCGCCCACGCCAGCAATGTGTCCTCGCTGGTGCTGGGCAAAGCCTCGGGGCGCCTGCTGGCTACCGGCGGGGACGACTGCCGCGTCAACCTGTGGTCCATCAACAAGCCCAACTGCATCATG AGCCTGACGGGTCACACGTCCCCGGTGGAGAGTGTCCGCCTCAACACCCCCGAGGAGCTCATCGTGGCCGGCTCCCAGTCAGGCTCCATTCGCGTCTGGGACCTGGAAGCTGCCAAAA TTCTGCGCACACTCATGGGACACAAAGCCAACATCTGCAGCCTGGATTTCCACCCATATGGCGAGTTCGTAGCCTCGGGCTCCCAGGACACAAACATCAAG CTCTGGGACATCAGGAGGAAAGGCTGTGTCTTCCGATACAGG GGCCACAGCCAGGCCGTGCGCTGTCTCCGGTTCAGCCCTGACGGGAAGTGGTTGGCATCAGCTGCAGATGACCACACTGTGAAG CTCTGGGACCTGACTGCTGGCAAGATGATGTCTGAGTTCCCTGGCCACACGGGGCCTGTGAATGTGGTGGAGTTTCACCCCAACGAGTACCTCCTGGCTTCTGGCAGCTCTGACAG GACCATCCGTTTCTGGGATCTGGAGAAGTTCCAGGTGGTGAGCTGCATCGAAGGGGAGCCGGGGCCTGTGAG GAGTGTCCTCTTCAACCCCGATGGCTGCTGCCTGTACAGCGGCTGCCAGGACTCGCTGCGCGTCTATGGCTGGGAGCCCGAGCGCTGCTTTGATGTGGTCCTAGTCAACTGGGGCAAGGTGGCTGACCTGGCCATCTGCAACGACCAGCTG ATAGGCGTGGCCTTCTCCCAGAGCAACGTCTCCTCTTATGTGGTGGACCTGACGCGGGTCACCAGGACAGGCATGGTGGCCCAGGACCCCGTGCAGGACAGCCGGCCCCTGGCGCAGCAGCCACCCCACCCCAGCGCCCCCCTTCGGCGCATCTACGAGCGGCCCAGCACGGCCTGCAACAAGCCTCAGAG ggtgaAGCAGAACTCGGAGAGCGAGCGCCGCAGCCCCAGCAGCGAGGACGACCGGGACGAGCGGGAGTCCCAGGCGGAGATCCAGAACGCTGAGGACTACAACGAGATCTTCCAGCCCAAGAACAGCATCA GTCGGACACCACCCCGGAGAAGCGAGCCCTTCCCAGCACCCCCGGAGGACG ACGTGGCCACAGCAAAGGAAgcagcagagcccagcccagccatggACGCACAGTTCCCAGTGCCAAAT CTCGAGGTCCTGGCCCGGCCCCCCGTCGTCACTTCCACCCCTGCACCCAAGGCTGAGCCCACCATCATCCCTGCTGCCCGGAACGAGCCCATCGGGCTGAAGGCCTCTGACTTCCTGCCC GCCGTGAAGATCCCCCAGCAGGCGGAGCTGGTCGACGAGGATGCCATGTCACAGATCCGCAAAGGCCACGACACCATGTGCGTGGTGCTCACTAGCCGCCACAAGAACCTGGACACCGTGAGGGCTGTGTGGACCACAGGCGACATCAAG ACTTCAGTGGACTCGGCTGTGGCCATCAATGACCTGTCGGTGGTGGTGGACCTCCTCAACATCGTCAACCAGAAAGC CTCCTTGTGGAAGCTGGACCTGTGTACCACGGTCCTGCCGCAGATCGagaagcttctgcagagcaagtATGAGAG CTATGTGCAGACGGGCTGCACCTCCCTGAAGCTGATCCTGCAGCGGTTTCTGCCCCTCATCACTGACATCCTGGCGGCCCCGCCCTCCGTGGGTGTGGACATCAGCCgggaggagag GCTACACAAGTGCCGGCTGTGCTACAAGCAGCTCAAGAGCATCAGCGGGTTTGTCAAGAGCAAGTCAGGCCTGAGTGGCCGCCACGGCAGTGCCTTCCGCGAGCTGCACCTGCTCATGGCCAGTCTGGACTGA
- the KIFC3 gene encoding kinesin-like protein KIFC3 isoform X10, which yields MNVEKTGGRLFGSGSCTSLSGPPGAAPVVHRMVEAMSQLREEKVQLQEELAALRERLALHDSDQQAASTQLQNQVENLKEKLISQAQEVSRLRSELGGTDLEKHRDLLMVENERLRQEMRRCEAELQELRGKPGAACTGCEHSQESAQLRDKLSQLQLEVAENKGMLSELNLEVQQKTDRLAEVELRLKDCLAEKAQEEERLSRRLRDSHETIASLRAQSPPIKYVIKTVEVESSKTKQALSESQARNQHLQEQVAMQRQVLKEMEQQLQSSHQLTAQLRAQIAMYEAELERAHGQMLEEMQSLEEDKNRAIEEAFARAQVEMKAVHENLAGVRTNLLTLQPALRTLTNDYNGLKRQVRGFPLLLQEALKSVKAEIGQAIEEVSSNNQELLRKYRRELQLRKKCHNELVRLKGNIRVIARVRPVTKEDGEGPEATNAVTFDPDDDSIIHLLHKGKPVSFELDKVFSPRASQQDVFQEVQALITSCIDGFNVCIFAYGQTGAGKTYTMEGTPENPGINQRALQLLFSEVQEKASDWAYTITVSAAEIYNEALRDLLGQEPQEKLEIRLCPDGSGQLYVPGLTEFQVQSVDDINKVFEFGHTNRTTEFTNLNEHSSRSHALLIVMVRGVDCSTGLRTTGKLNLVDLAGSERVGKSGAEGSRLREAQHINKSLSALGDVIAALRSRQGHVPFRNSKLTYLLQDSLSGDSKTLMVVQVSPVEKNTSETLYSLKFAERVRSVELGPGSRRAELGSWSSQEHLEWEPACQTPQPAARAHSAPGSGSTSRPGSIRRKLQPSGKSRPVPV from the exons GTGGGCGGCTCTTTGGCAGCGGGAGCTGCACCAGCCTGTCGGGGCCGCCAGGTGCAGCCCCCGTGGTGCACAGGATGGTGGAGGCCATGTCCCAGCTGCGGGAGGAGAAAGTCCAGCTACAGGAGGAGCTGGCGGCCCTGCGGGAAAGGCTGGCCCTCCACGACAGTGACCAGCAAGCTGCATCCACCCAGCTGCAGAACCAG GTGGAAAACCTGAAGGAGAAGCTCATCAGCCAGGCCCAGGAAGTGAGCCGCCTCCGATCAGAGCTG GGAGGCACCGACTTGGAGAAGCACCGGGACCTGCTGATGGTGGAGAATGAGCGACTGAGGCAGGAGATGCGGCGCTGCGAGGCCGAGCTGCAGGAGCTGCGGGGGAAGCCGGGGGCCGCCTGCACAGGCTGCGAGCACAGCCAG GAGAGCGCCCAGCTCCGAGACAAGCTGTCCCAGCTCCAGCTGGAGGTGGCGGAGAACAAAGGCATGCTGTCGGAGCTGAACCTGGAGGTGCAGCAGAAGACCGACCGGCTGGCCGAGGTGGAGCTGCGGCTCAAGGACTGCCTGGCCGAGAAGGCGCAGGAGGAGGAGCGGCTGAGCCGGCGCCTGCGCGACAGCCATGAGACCATCGCCAGCCTGCGGGCCCAGTCGCCGCCCATCAAG TATGTCATCAAGACGGTGGAGGTGGAGTCGTCCAAGACCAAGCAGGCCCTCAGCGAGTCCCAGGCCCGGAACCAGCACCTGCAGGAGCAGGTGGCCATGCAGCGGCAGGTGCTGAAGGAGATGGAGCAGCAGCTGCAGAGCTCGCACCAGCTGACCGCACAGCTCCGGGCGCAG ATCGCCATGTACGAGGCGGAGCTGGAGCGGGCCCACGGGCAGATGCTGGAGGAGATGCAGTCCCTGGAGGAGGACAAGAACCGGGCCATCGAGGAGGCCTTTGCCAGAGCCCAGGTGGAGATGAAGGCCGTGCACGAGAACCTGGCAG GCGTCCGGACCAACCTGCTGACGCTGCAGCCGGCGCTACGGACCCTCACCAACGACTACAACGGGCTCAAGCGGCAGGTGCGCGGCTTCCCgctgctgctgcaggaggccctCAAGAGCGTCAAGGCCGAG ATCGGCCAGGCCATCGAGGAGGTCAGCAGCAACAACCAGGAGCTGCTGCGCAAGTACCGGCGGGAGCTGCAGCTGCGCAAGAAGTGTCACAACGAGCTCGTGCGGCTGAAAG GGAACATCCGGGTGATTGCTCGTGTCCGGCCAGTCACCAAAGAGGACGGGGAAGGCCCTGAGGCGACCAATGCGGTGACCTTCGATCCCGACGATGACTCCATCATCCACCTGCTGCACAAAGGAAAGCCTGTATCCTTCGAGCTGGACAAGGTCTTCTCCCCGAGGGCCTCACAGCAGGAC GTGTTCCAGGAGGTGCAGGCCCTGATCACCTCCTGCATTGACGGCTTCAATGTCTGCATCTTCGCCTACGGCCAGACGGGTGCCGGCAAGACGTACACGATGGAG GGGACCCCTGAGAACCCGGGCATCAACCAGCGGGCCCTGCAGCTGCTCTTCTCCGAGGTGCAGGAGAAGGCGTCCGACTGGGCGTACACCATCACCGTCAGCGCGGCCGAGATCTACAACGAGGCCCTCAG GGACCTGCTGGGACAGGAGCCCCAGGAGAAGCTGGAGATCCGGCTGTGCCCAGACGGCAGCGGGCAGCTGTACGTGCCGGGGCTGACGGAGTTCCAGGTGCAGAGTGTGGACGACATCAACAAG GTGTTTGAGTTTGGCCACACCAACCGCACGACGGAGTTCACCAACCTTAACGAGCACAGCTCCCGCTCACACGCGCTGCTTATCGTGATGGTGCGCGGTGTGGACTGCAGCACGGGCCTCCGCACCACGG GCAAGCTGAACCTGGTGGACCTGGCCGGCTCGGAGCGCGTGGGCAAGTCGGGGGCCGAGGGCAGCCGCCTGCGGGAGGCACAGCACATCAACAAGTCGCTGTCGGCCCTGGGGGACGTCATTGCTGCCCTGCGCTCCCGCCAGGGCCACGTGCCCTTCCGCAACTCCAAGCTCACCTACCTGCTGCAGGACTCGCTCAGTGGGGACAGCAAGACCCTCATGGTGGTGCAG GTGTCGCCCGTGGAGAAGAACACCAGCGAGACGCTCTACTCCCTCAAGTTTGCTGAGAGGGTCCGCTCTGTGGAGCTGGGCCCCGGGTCCCGCAGGGCAGAGCTCGGGTCCTGGTCCAGCCAGGAGCATCTGGAG TGGGAGCCAGCTTGCCAGACGCCACAGCCAGCAGCACGAGCCCATTCGGCCCCCGGCTCTGGGTCCACTAGCCGCCCAGGCTCCATCCGGAGGAAGCTGCAGCCCTCAG GGAAGTCAAGGCCGGTGCCTGTGTGA
- the KIFC3 gene encoding kinesin-like protein KIFC3 isoform X13 → MVENERLRQEMRRCEAELQELRGKPGAACTGCEHSQESAQLRDKLSQLQLEVAENKGMLSELNLEVQQKTDRLAEVELRLKDCLAEKAQEEERLSRRLRDSHETIASLRAQSPPIKYVIKTVEVESSKTKQALSESQARNQHLQEQVAMQRQVLKEMEQQLQSSHQLTAQLRAQIAMYEAELERAHGQMLEEMQSLEEDKNRAIEEAFARAQVEMKAVHENLAGVRTNLLTLQPALRTLTNDYNGLKRQVRGFPLLLQEALKSVKAEIGQAIEEVSSNNQELLRKYRRELQLRKKCHNELVRLKGNIRVIARVRPVTKEDGEGPEATNAVTFDPDDDSIIHLLHKGKPVSFELDKVFSPRASQQDVFQEVQALITSCIDGFNVCIFAYGQTGAGKTYTMEGTPENPGINQRALQLLFSEVQEKASDWAYTITVSAAEIYNEALRDLLGQEPQEKLEIRLCPDGSGQLYVPGLTEFQVQSVDDINKVFEFGHTNRTTEFTNLNEHSSRSHALLIVMVRGVDCSTGLRTTGKLNLVDLAGSERVGKSGAEGSRLREAQHINKSLSALGDVIAALRSRQGHVPFRNSKLTYLLQDSLSGDSKTLMVVQVSPVEKNTSETLYSLKFAERVRSVELGPGSRRAELGSWSSQEHLEWEPACQTPQPAARAHSAPGSGSTSRPGSIRRKLQPSGKSRPVPV, encoded by the exons ATGGTGGAGAATGAGCGACTGAGGCAGGAGATGCGGCGCTGCGAGGCCGAGCTGCAGGAGCTGCGGGGGAAGCCGGGGGCCGCCTGCACAGGCTGCGAGCACAGCCAG GAGAGCGCCCAGCTCCGAGACAAGCTGTCCCAGCTCCAGCTGGAGGTGGCGGAGAACAAAGGCATGCTGTCGGAGCTGAACCTGGAGGTGCAGCAGAAGACCGACCGGCTGGCCGAGGTGGAGCTGCGGCTCAAGGACTGCCTGGCCGAGAAGGCGCAGGAGGAGGAGCGGCTGAGCCGGCGCCTGCGCGACAGCCATGAGACCATCGCCAGCCTGCGGGCCCAGTCGCCGCCCATCAAG TATGTCATCAAGACGGTGGAGGTGGAGTCGTCCAAGACCAAGCAGGCCCTCAGCGAGTCCCAGGCCCGGAACCAGCACCTGCAGGAGCAGGTGGCCATGCAGCGGCAGGTGCTGAAGGAGATGGAGCAGCAGCTGCAGAGCTCGCACCAGCTGACCGCACAGCTCCGGGCGCAG ATCGCCATGTACGAGGCGGAGCTGGAGCGGGCCCACGGGCAGATGCTGGAGGAGATGCAGTCCCTGGAGGAGGACAAGAACCGGGCCATCGAGGAGGCCTTTGCCAGAGCCCAGGTGGAGATGAAGGCCGTGCACGAGAACCTGGCAG GCGTCCGGACCAACCTGCTGACGCTGCAGCCGGCGCTACGGACCCTCACCAACGACTACAACGGGCTCAAGCGGCAGGTGCGCGGCTTCCCgctgctgctgcaggaggccctCAAGAGCGTCAAGGCCGAG ATCGGCCAGGCCATCGAGGAGGTCAGCAGCAACAACCAGGAGCTGCTGCGCAAGTACCGGCGGGAGCTGCAGCTGCGCAAGAAGTGTCACAACGAGCTCGTGCGGCTGAAAG GGAACATCCGGGTGATTGCTCGTGTCCGGCCAGTCACCAAAGAGGACGGGGAAGGCCCTGAGGCGACCAATGCGGTGACCTTCGATCCCGACGATGACTCCATCATCCACCTGCTGCACAAAGGAAAGCCTGTATCCTTCGAGCTGGACAAGGTCTTCTCCCCGAGGGCCTCACAGCAGGAC GTGTTCCAGGAGGTGCAGGCCCTGATCACCTCCTGCATTGACGGCTTCAATGTCTGCATCTTCGCCTACGGCCAGACGGGTGCCGGCAAGACGTACACGATGGAG GGGACCCCTGAGAACCCGGGCATCAACCAGCGGGCCCTGCAGCTGCTCTTCTCCGAGGTGCAGGAGAAGGCGTCCGACTGGGCGTACACCATCACCGTCAGCGCGGCCGAGATCTACAACGAGGCCCTCAG GGACCTGCTGGGACAGGAGCCCCAGGAGAAGCTGGAGATCCGGCTGTGCCCAGACGGCAGCGGGCAGCTGTACGTGCCGGGGCTGACGGAGTTCCAGGTGCAGAGTGTGGACGACATCAACAAG GTGTTTGAGTTTGGCCACACCAACCGCACGACGGAGTTCACCAACCTTAACGAGCACAGCTCCCGCTCACACGCGCTGCTTATCGTGATGGTGCGCGGTGTGGACTGCAGCACGGGCCTCCGCACCACGG GCAAGCTGAACCTGGTGGACCTGGCCGGCTCGGAGCGCGTGGGCAAGTCGGGGGCCGAGGGCAGCCGCCTGCGGGAGGCACAGCACATCAACAAGTCGCTGTCGGCCCTGGGGGACGTCATTGCTGCCCTGCGCTCCCGCCAGGGCCACGTGCCCTTCCGCAACTCCAAGCTCACCTACCTGCTGCAGGACTCGCTCAGTGGGGACAGCAAGACCCTCATGGTGGTGCAG GTGTCGCCCGTGGAGAAGAACACCAGCGAGACGCTCTACTCCCTCAAGTTTGCTGAGAGGGTCCGCTCTGTGGAGCTGGGCCCCGGGTCCCGCAGGGCAGAGCTCGGGTCCTGGTCCAGCCAGGAGCATCTGGAG TGGGAGCCAGCTTGCCAGACGCCACAGCCAGCAGCACGAGCCCATTCGGCCCCCGGCTCTGGGTCCACTAGCCGCCCAGGCTCCATCCGGAGGAAGCTGCAGCCCTCAG GGAAGTCAAGGCCGGTGCCTGTGTGA
- the KIFC3 gene encoding kinesin-like protein KIFC3 isoform X11 has translation MNVEKTGGRLFGSGSCTSLSGPPGAAPVVHRMVEAMSQLREEKVQLQEELAALRERLALHDSDQQAASTQLQNQVENLKEKLISQAQEVSRLRSELGGTDLEKHRDLLMVENERLRQEMRRCEAELQELRGKPGAACTGCEHSQESAQLRDKLSQLQLEVAENKGMLSELNLEVQQKTDRLAEVELRLKDCLAEKAQEEERLSRRLRDSHETIASLRAQSPPIKYVIKTVEVESSKTKQALSESQARNQHLQEQVAMQRQVLKEMEQQLQSSHQLTAQLRAQIAMYEAELERAHGQMLEEMQSLEEDKNRAIEEAFARAQVEMKAVHENLAGVRTNLLTLQPALRTLTNDYNGLKRQVRGFPLLLQEALKSVKAEIGQAIEEVSSNNQELLRKYRRELQLRKKCHNELVRLKGNIRVIARVRPVTKEDGEGPEATNAVTFDPDDDSIIHLLHKGKPVSFELDKVFSPRASQQDVFQEVQALITSCIDGFNVCIFAYGQTGAGKTYTMEGTPENPGINQRALQLLFSEVQEKASDWAYTITVSAAEIYNEALRDLLGQEPQEKLEIRLCPDGSGQLYVPGLTEFQVQSVDDINKVFEFGHTNRTTEFTNLNEHSSRSHALLIVMVRGVDCSTGLRTTGKLNLVDLAGSERVGKSGAEGSRLREAQHINKSLSALGDVIAALRSRQGHVPFRNSKLTYLLQDSLSGDSKTLMVVQVSPVEKNTSETLYSLKFAERVRSVELGPGSRRAELGSWSSQEHLEWEPACQTPQPAARAHSAPGSGSTSRPGSIRRKLQPSA, from the exons GTGGGCGGCTCTTTGGCAGCGGGAGCTGCACCAGCCTGTCGGGGCCGCCAGGTGCAGCCCCCGTGGTGCACAGGATGGTGGAGGCCATGTCCCAGCTGCGGGAGGAGAAAGTCCAGCTACAGGAGGAGCTGGCGGCCCTGCGGGAAAGGCTGGCCCTCCACGACAGTGACCAGCAAGCTGCATCCACCCAGCTGCAGAACCAG GTGGAAAACCTGAAGGAGAAGCTCATCAGCCAGGCCCAGGAAGTGAGCCGCCTCCGATCAGAGCTG GGAGGCACCGACTTGGAGAAGCACCGGGACCTGCTGATGGTGGAGAATGAGCGACTGAGGCAGGAGATGCGGCGCTGCGAGGCCGAGCTGCAGGAGCTGCGGGGGAAGCCGGGGGCCGCCTGCACAGGCTGCGAGCACAGCCAG GAGAGCGCCCAGCTCCGAGACAAGCTGTCCCAGCTCCAGCTGGAGGTGGCGGAGAACAAAGGCATGCTGTCGGAGCTGAACCTGGAGGTGCAGCAGAAGACCGACCGGCTGGCCGAGGTGGAGCTGCGGCTCAAGGACTGCCTGGCCGAGAAGGCGCAGGAGGAGGAGCGGCTGAGCCGGCGCCTGCGCGACAGCCATGAGACCATCGCCAGCCTGCGGGCCCAGTCGCCGCCCATCAAG TATGTCATCAAGACGGTGGAGGTGGAGTCGTCCAAGACCAAGCAGGCCCTCAGCGAGTCCCAGGCCCGGAACCAGCACCTGCAGGAGCAGGTGGCCATGCAGCGGCAGGTGCTGAAGGAGATGGAGCAGCAGCTGCAGAGCTCGCACCAGCTGACCGCACAGCTCCGGGCGCAG ATCGCCATGTACGAGGCGGAGCTGGAGCGGGCCCACGGGCAGATGCTGGAGGAGATGCAGTCCCTGGAGGAGGACAAGAACCGGGCCATCGAGGAGGCCTTTGCCAGAGCCCAGGTGGAGATGAAGGCCGTGCACGAGAACCTGGCAG GCGTCCGGACCAACCTGCTGACGCTGCAGCCGGCGCTACGGACCCTCACCAACGACTACAACGGGCTCAAGCGGCAGGTGCGCGGCTTCCCgctgctgctgcaggaggccctCAAGAGCGTCAAGGCCGAG ATCGGCCAGGCCATCGAGGAGGTCAGCAGCAACAACCAGGAGCTGCTGCGCAAGTACCGGCGGGAGCTGCAGCTGCGCAAGAAGTGTCACAACGAGCTCGTGCGGCTGAAAG GGAACATCCGGGTGATTGCTCGTGTCCGGCCAGTCACCAAAGAGGACGGGGAAGGCCCTGAGGCGACCAATGCGGTGACCTTCGATCCCGACGATGACTCCATCATCCACCTGCTGCACAAAGGAAAGCCTGTATCCTTCGAGCTGGACAAGGTCTTCTCCCCGAGGGCCTCACAGCAGGAC GTGTTCCAGGAGGTGCAGGCCCTGATCACCTCCTGCATTGACGGCTTCAATGTCTGCATCTTCGCCTACGGCCAGACGGGTGCCGGCAAGACGTACACGATGGAG GGGACCCCTGAGAACCCGGGCATCAACCAGCGGGCCCTGCAGCTGCTCTTCTCCGAGGTGCAGGAGAAGGCGTCCGACTGGGCGTACACCATCACCGTCAGCGCGGCCGAGATCTACAACGAGGCCCTCAG GGACCTGCTGGGACAGGAGCCCCAGGAGAAGCTGGAGATCCGGCTGTGCCCAGACGGCAGCGGGCAGCTGTACGTGCCGGGGCTGACGGAGTTCCAGGTGCAGAGTGTGGACGACATCAACAAG GTGTTTGAGTTTGGCCACACCAACCGCACGACGGAGTTCACCAACCTTAACGAGCACAGCTCCCGCTCACACGCGCTGCTTATCGTGATGGTGCGCGGTGTGGACTGCAGCACGGGCCTCCGCACCACGG GCAAGCTGAACCTGGTGGACCTGGCCGGCTCGGAGCGCGTGGGCAAGTCGGGGGCCGAGGGCAGCCGCCTGCGGGAGGCACAGCACATCAACAAGTCGCTGTCGGCCCTGGGGGACGTCATTGCTGCCCTGCGCTCCCGCCAGGGCCACGTGCCCTTCCGCAACTCCAAGCTCACCTACCTGCTGCAGGACTCGCTCAGTGGGGACAGCAAGACCCTCATGGTGGTGCAG GTGTCGCCCGTGGAGAAGAACACCAGCGAGACGCTCTACTCCCTCAAGTTTGCTGAGAGGGTCCGCTCTGTGGAGCTGGGCCCCGGGTCCCGCAGGGCAGAGCTCGGGTCCTGGTCCAGCCAGGAGCATCTGGAG TGGGAGCCAGCTTGCCAGACGCCACAGCCAGCAGCACGAGCCCATTCGGCCCCCGGCTCTGGGTCCACTAGCCGCCCAGGCTCCATCCGGAGGAAGCTGCAGCCCTCAG CCTGA
- the KIFC3 gene encoding kinesin-like protein KIFC3 isoform X14 yields the protein MVENERLRQEMRRCEAELQELRGKPGAACTGCEHSQESAQLRDKLSQLQLEVAENKGMLSELNLEVQQKTDRLAEVELRLKDCLAEKAQEEERLSRRLRDSHETIASLRAQSPPIKYVIKTVEVESSKTKQALSESQARNQHLQEQVAMQRQVLKEMEQQLQSSHQLTAQLRAQIAMYEAELERAHGQMLEEMQSLEEDKNRAIEEAFARAQVEMKAVHENLAGVRTNLLTLQPALRTLTNDYNGLKRQVRGFPLLLQEALKSVKAEIGQAIEEVSSNNQELLRKYRRELQLRKKCHNELVRLKGNIRVIARVRPVTKEDGEGPEATNAVTFDPDDDSIIHLLHKGKPVSFELDKVFSPRASQQDVFQEVQALITSCIDGFNVCIFAYGQTGAGKTYTMEGTPENPGINQRALQLLFSEVQEKASDWAYTITVSAAEIYNEALRDLLGQEPQEKLEIRLCPDGSGQLYVPGLTEFQVQSVDDINKVFEFGHTNRTTEFTNLNEHSSRSHALLIVMVRGVDCSTGLRTTGKLNLVDLAGSERVGKSGAEGSRLREAQHINKSLSALGDVIAALRSRQGHVPFRNSKLTYLLQDSLSGDSKTLMVVQVSPVEKNTSETLYSLKFAERVRSVELGPGSRRAELGSWSSQEHLEWEPACQTPQPAARAHSAPGSGSTSRPGSIRRKLQPSA from the exons ATGGTGGAGAATGAGCGACTGAGGCAGGAGATGCGGCGCTGCGAGGCCGAGCTGCAGGAGCTGCGGGGGAAGCCGGGGGCCGCCTGCACAGGCTGCGAGCACAGCCAG GAGAGCGCCCAGCTCCGAGACAAGCTGTCCCAGCTCCAGCTGGAGGTGGCGGAGAACAAAGGCATGCTGTCGGAGCTGAACCTGGAGGTGCAGCAGAAGACCGACCGGCTGGCCGAGGTGGAGCTGCGGCTCAAGGACTGCCTGGCCGAGAAGGCGCAGGAGGAGGAGCGGCTGAGCCGGCGCCTGCGCGACAGCCATGAGACCATCGCCAGCCTGCGGGCCCAGTCGCCGCCCATCAAG TATGTCATCAAGACGGTGGAGGTGGAGTCGTCCAAGACCAAGCAGGCCCTCAGCGAGTCCCAGGCCCGGAACCAGCACCTGCAGGAGCAGGTGGCCATGCAGCGGCAGGTGCTGAAGGAGATGGAGCAGCAGCTGCAGAGCTCGCACCAGCTGACCGCACAGCTCCGGGCGCAG ATCGCCATGTACGAGGCGGAGCTGGAGCGGGCCCACGGGCAGATGCTGGAGGAGATGCAGTCCCTGGAGGAGGACAAGAACCGGGCCATCGAGGAGGCCTTTGCCAGAGCCCAGGTGGAGATGAAGGCCGTGCACGAGAACCTGGCAG GCGTCCGGACCAACCTGCTGACGCTGCAGCCGGCGCTACGGACCCTCACCAACGACTACAACGGGCTCAAGCGGCAGGTGCGCGGCTTCCCgctgctgctgcaggaggccctCAAGAGCGTCAAGGCCGAG ATCGGCCAGGCCATCGAGGAGGTCAGCAGCAACAACCAGGAGCTGCTGCGCAAGTACCGGCGGGAGCTGCAGCTGCGCAAGAAGTGTCACAACGAGCTCGTGCGGCTGAAAG GGAACATCCGGGTGATTGCTCGTGTCCGGCCAGTCACCAAAGAGGACGGGGAAGGCCCTGAGGCGACCAATGCGGTGACCTTCGATCCCGACGATGACTCCATCATCCACCTGCTGCACAAAGGAAAGCCTGTATCCTTCGAGCTGGACAAGGTCTTCTCCCCGAGGGCCTCACAGCAGGAC GTGTTCCAGGAGGTGCAGGCCCTGATCACCTCCTGCATTGACGGCTTCAATGTCTGCATCTTCGCCTACGGCCAGACGGGTGCCGGCAAGACGTACACGATGGAG GGGACCCCTGAGAACCCGGGCATCAACCAGCGGGCCCTGCAGCTGCTCTTCTCCGAGGTGCAGGAGAAGGCGTCCGACTGGGCGTACACCATCACCGTCAGCGCGGCCGAGATCTACAACGAGGCCCTCAG GGACCTGCTGGGACAGGAGCCCCAGGAGAAGCTGGAGATCCGGCTGTGCCCAGACGGCAGCGGGCAGCTGTACGTGCCGGGGCTGACGGAGTTCCAGGTGCAGAGTGTGGACGACATCAACAAG GTGTTTGAGTTTGGCCACACCAACCGCACGACGGAGTTCACCAACCTTAACGAGCACAGCTCCCGCTCACACGCGCTGCTTATCGTGATGGTGCGCGGTGTGGACTGCAGCACGGGCCTCCGCACCACGG GCAAGCTGAACCTGGTGGACCTGGCCGGCTCGGAGCGCGTGGGCAAGTCGGGGGCCGAGGGCAGCCGCCTGCGGGAGGCACAGCACATCAACAAGTCGCTGTCGGCCCTGGGGGACGTCATTGCTGCCCTGCGCTCCCGCCAGGGCCACGTGCCCTTCCGCAACTCCAAGCTCACCTACCTGCTGCAGGACTCGCTCAGTGGGGACAGCAAGACCCTCATGGTGGTGCAG GTGTCGCCCGTGGAGAAGAACACCAGCGAGACGCTCTACTCCCTCAAGTTTGCTGAGAGGGTCCGCTCTGTGGAGCTGGGCCCCGGGTCCCGCAGGGCAGAGCTCGGGTCCTGGTCCAGCCAGGAGCATCTGGAG TGGGAGCCAGCTTGCCAGACGCCACAGCCAGCAGCACGAGCCCATTCGGCCCCCGGCTCTGGGTCCACTAGCCGCCCAGGCTCCATCCGGAGGAAGCTGCAGCCCTCAG CCTGA